In Bacillus toyonensis BCT-7112, a single window of DNA contains:
- a CDS encoding DegV family protein encodes MQKIKIVTDSTADLSQDVIEKYDIHVLPLSISVNGQTYLDRVDLQPDEFIEEMIKSEELPKTSQPAMGTFVEMYDKLGEDGSEVLSIHMTSGMSGTVATANSAASMTDTKVTVVDSQFITHALAYQVIESAKMANEGRSLEEILKRVDEVRKNTRLYVVVDTLENLVKGGRIGKGKAFIGSLLNIKPIASLEDGVYNPVTKVRSQGQIVKTLAKLFEQDTAGKVVKAVAIPHAKAIPLAESMKAAVEKVSGFTQSEIFYTTPIISTHTGPGAIGFMYLAE; translated from the coding sequence ATGCAAAAAATTAAAATTGTAACAGATTCAACGGCAGATTTATCACAAGATGTAATCGAGAAGTATGACATTCATGTTCTACCATTATCAATCTCTGTAAATGGACAAACATATTTAGATCGCGTTGATTTACAACCTGATGAGTTTATTGAAGAAATGATTAAATCAGAGGAACTACCAAAAACATCACAACCAGCTATGGGTACATTTGTAGAAATGTATGACAAGCTAGGTGAAGATGGAAGTGAAGTACTTTCTATCCATATGACAAGTGGAATGAGTGGTACTGTTGCGACTGCAAATAGTGCTGCATCGATGACTGATACAAAAGTAACAGTTGTTGATTCACAATTTATTACACATGCTTTAGCATATCAAGTAATAGAATCTGCAAAAATGGCAAATGAAGGACGCTCACTAGAAGAAATTTTAAAACGTGTAGATGAAGTGAGAAAGAATACTCGTTTATATGTAGTGGTAGATACATTAGAAAACTTAGTGAAGGGTGGACGTATCGGTAAAGGAAAAGCGTTTATCGGTTCGCTACTTAATATAAAGCCAATTGCTAGCCTTGAAGACGGTGTTTATAACCCTGTAACGAAAGTGCGCAGTCAAGGCCAAATTGTAAAAACGTTAGCTAAGTTATTTGAGCAAGATACAGCAGGAAAAGTTGTAAAAGCTGTTGCGATTCCGCATGCAAAAGCAATTCCTTTAGCTGAAAGTATGAAAGCAGCTGTGGAAAAAGTGAGTGGATTTACTCAATCAGAAATTTTCTATACAACGCCTATTATTAGTACTCATACAGGTCCGGGTGCAATTGGATTTATGTATTTAGCAGAGTAA
- a CDS encoding SCO family protein, which translates to MKRYQKLIGLMVVFCLFVLAGCSGSGSKLRKPLNWDLETFQFTNQDGKQFGTKDLKGKVWVADFMFTNCQTVCPPMTANMAKLQKMAKEEKLDVQFVSFSVDPDLDKPENLKAFIQKFTEDTSNWNLLTGYSLEDITKFSKDNFQSLVDKPENGQVIHGTSFYLIDQNGKVMKKYSGISNTPYEDIIRDMKRLVD; encoded by the coding sequence ATGAAGCGTTATCAAAAACTAATTGGTCTTATGGTTGTATTTTGTCTATTTGTACTCGCTGGATGTAGTGGATCAGGCTCAAAGCTTCGTAAACCATTAAATTGGGATTTAGAAACTTTCCAATTCACAAATCAAGATGGAAAACAATTTGGTACAAAAGATTTAAAAGGGAAAGTATGGGTTGCAGATTTTATGTTCACAAACTGTCAAACAGTTTGTCCGCCAATGACTGCTAATATGGCAAAATTACAGAAGATGGCAAAGGAAGAGAAGTTAGACGTTCAGTTTGTCTCGTTTAGTGTAGATCCAGATCTTGATAAACCAGAAAATCTGAAAGCTTTCATTCAAAAGTTTACAGAAGATACTAGTAATTGGAATTTATTGACGGGTTATTCGTTAGAAGATATTACAAAGTTTTCAAAAGATAATTTCCAATCACTTGTAGATAAGCCAGAGAACGGTCAAGTAATACATGGTACATCATTTTATTTAATTGATCAAAATGGAAAAGTAATGAAAAAGTATAGCGGTATTAGTAATACACCGTACGAAGATATAATACGTGATATGAAGCGATTAGTGGATTAA
- a CDS encoding DUF2535 family protein, which translates to MITKSFYFTHSTGDCIKIFEIPVLQAQHPLSFLIQSRLQLFIAKIQKQKHPRFSYSFREYLQKCLKWNDYLNVYKTNTLEKNA; encoded by the coding sequence GTGATTACGAAAAGTTTTTATTTCACTCATTCAACAGGGGATTGTATTAAAATATTCGAAATCCCTGTCCTACAGGCGCAGCATCCATTATCGTTTCTAATTCAGTCTCGTCTTCAATTATTTATTGCAAAAATTCAAAAACAAAAGCACCCAAGATTTTCGTATTCTTTCCGTGAATATTTACAAAAATGTTTGAAGTGGAATGATTATTTAAATGTATATAAAACAAATACCCTTGAAAAAAACGCATAA
- a CDS encoding MBL fold metallo-hydrolase, producing MAKRYENMDNVSTKKSILSFLRWRKERKLNKKDFSFLVEQSPVKQNAFLQSNVEKTTVTWVGHSTFLIQTNGLNILTDPVWANKLKLVPRLTEPGLTIQELPKIDIVLISHGHYDHLDFSTLRQLNDDVLYLVPIGLKKLFTRKKFTHVEEYKWWESTTINEVSFHFVPAQHWTRRSLFDMNTSHWGGWIIDNETTLETIYFCGDSGYFQGFKEIGKRFLIDIALMPIGAYEPEWFMKVSHVSPEEAVQAYLDLNATHFIPMHYGAFALADETPREAITKLRSNWNLRMLPWEQLHVLFLGQTFTYNSDTNKKQVQEKIETLQV from the coding sequence ATGGCAAAGCGCTATGAAAATATGGATAATGTCAGTACAAAAAAATCAATTCTTTCTTTTTTAAGATGGCGTAAAGAACGAAAGCTGAACAAAAAAGACTTTTCTTTTTTAGTAGAACAATCACCTGTTAAACAAAATGCATTTTTGCAAAGCAATGTTGAAAAAACGACAGTCACATGGGTGGGCCATTCTACTTTTCTTATCCAAACGAATGGACTTAATATATTAACAGATCCAGTATGGGCAAATAAATTAAAGTTAGTTCCGAGGCTTACTGAACCAGGTCTTACTATACAAGAACTACCTAAAATTGATATAGTCCTTATTTCACACGGTCATTATGATCATTTAGATTTTTCAACTCTTCGTCAGTTAAATGATGATGTTCTATATCTTGTACCTATCGGATTAAAAAAATTATTTACTCGTAAGAAATTTACGCATGTAGAAGAATATAAATGGTGGGAAAGTACGACGATTAATGAAGTTTCTTTTCACTTCGTACCTGCTCAGCACTGGACGAGAAGATCCTTATTTGACATGAATACATCTCACTGGGGTGGATGGATTATTGATAATGAAACGACTTTGGAAACCATTTATTTTTGTGGCGACAGCGGCTATTTCCAGGGTTTCAAAGAGATTGGAAAGCGCTTTTTAATTGATATTGCTCTTATGCCAATTGGCGCTTATGAACCAGAATGGTTTATGAAAGTATCTCATGTTTCCCCTGAAGAAGCAGTGCAAGCTTATTTAGATTTAAACGCGACACATTTTATTCCAATGCATTACGGAGCTTTTGCACTTGCTGATGAAACACCTCGCGAGGCAATAACAAAACTTCGAAGTAATTGGAATTTACGTATGTTACCGTGGGAACAACTGCATGTACTCTTTTTAGGCCAAACTTTTACTTATAATAGCGACACAAATAAAAAACAAGTACAAGAAAAAATCGAAACTTTACAAGTGTAA
- the asnB gene encoding asparagine synthase (glutamine-hydrolyzing) codes for MCGFVGCLCENPREFSETEKHQFENMNTMIFHRGPDDEGYFRDEHVQFGFRRLSIIDLEAGHQPLTYENDRYVIIFNGEIYNYVELREMLLEKGATFATQSDTEVIIALYAHMKEKCVDYLRGMFAFMIWDREEKKLFGARDHFGIKPLYIAQQGDTTFFASEKKSIMHVMEDKGVNPTSLQHYFTYQYGPEPETLTIDVNKIEPGHYFVKEIGKEMEIHRYWKPYFNASSATKEEHIQAIRDVLYDSVKVHMRSDVPVGSFLSGGIDSSIIASIAREMNPNLLTFSVGFEQRGFSEVDVAKETAEKLGVKNHNVFISAKEFMDEFPKIIWHMDDPLADPAAVPLYFVAKEARKHVTVVLSGEGADELFGGYNIYREPNSLKMFSYIPSPGKSVLKALSGALKEGFKGKSFLERGCTPIEERYYGNAKIFREEEKAELMKFYNESVNYMDITKPLYNEIKDYDDVSKMQYIDMFTWLRGDILLKADKMTMANSLELRVPFLDKEVFDVASKIPTELKIANGTTKAILREAARGIVPDHVLDRKKLGFPVPIRHWLKDEMHDWAINIINESKTDHLIDKQYVLNLLEAHCADKGDYSRKIWTVLAFMVWHQIYVEHKYDTNKFHEETKRAYSLV; via the coding sequence ATGTGTGGTTTTGTAGGATGTTTATGTGAAAACCCTAGAGAGTTTTCAGAAACAGAAAAACATCAATTTGAAAATATGAACACGATGATTTTCCACCGCGGTCCAGATGACGAAGGATATTTTCGTGATGAACATGTACAATTTGGCTTCCGCCGTTTAAGTATCATTGACTTAGAGGCAGGACATCAGCCGCTAACTTATGAAAATGATCGATATGTAATTATTTTTAATGGTGAAATTTACAATTATGTAGAATTACGCGAAATGTTACTTGAAAAAGGTGCGACTTTCGCAACGCAATCTGATACAGAAGTTATCATTGCATTGTATGCACATATGAAAGAAAAATGTGTAGACTATCTTCGTGGTATGTTTGCATTTATGATTTGGGATCGTGAAGAAAAGAAACTTTTCGGTGCACGTGACCACTTTGGTATTAAACCATTATATATCGCGCAACAAGGTGATACTACATTCTTCGCATCTGAGAAGAAAAGTATTATGCATGTAATGGAAGACAAAGGGGTAAACCCAACGTCACTACAACATTACTTTACGTACCAATATGGTCCAGAACCAGAAACATTAACAATTGATGTTAATAAAATTGAGCCTGGTCATTATTTCGTAAAGGAAATCGGTAAAGAGATGGAAATCCATCGCTACTGGAAGCCTTATTTCAATGCTTCAAGCGCAACGAAAGAAGAGCATATCCAAGCAATTCGTGATGTATTATACGATTCAGTAAAAGTACATATGCGAAGTGATGTACCAGTAGGTTCATTCTTATCTGGTGGTATCGATTCATCTATTATCGCTTCTATCGCAAGAGAAATGAATCCGAACCTTTTAACGTTCTCTGTTGGTTTTGAACAACGTGGTTTCAGTGAAGTTGATGTTGCGAAAGAAACTGCTGAGAAATTAGGCGTTAAAAACCATAACGTATTTATTTCAGCGAAAGAATTTATGGATGAGTTCCCAAAAATTATTTGGCATATGGATGATCCTTTAGCAGATCCAGCAGCTGTACCATTGTACTTCGTTGCAAAAGAAGCACGTAAACATGTAACAGTTGTTCTTTCAGGGGAAGGCGCAGACGAGCTATTTGGTGGTTATAACATTTACCGTGAGCCAAACTCACTAAAAATGTTCTCGTACATTCCTAGCCCAGGTAAGAGCGTTCTAAAAGCATTAAGCGGTGCTCTTAAAGAAGGATTTAAAGGAAAGAGCTTCCTAGAGCGTGGATGTACGCCAATTGAGGAGCGCTACTATGGAAACGCGAAAATCTTCCGTGAAGAAGAGAAAGCGGAATTAATGAAGTTCTACAATGAAAGTGTTAACTATATGGATATCACGAAACCATTGTATAACGAGATTAAAGATTATGATGATGTAAGTAAAATGCAGTACATTGACATGTTCACGTGGTTACGTGGTGACATTTTATTAAAAGCTGATAAAATGACAATGGCAAACTCATTAGAACTTCGTGTACCGTTCTTAGATAAAGAAGTATTCGATGTTGCATCTAAAATTCCAACTGAATTAAAGATTGCTAACGGAACTACGAAAGCTATTTTACGTGAAGCAGCACGCGGAATCGTTCCAGATCACGTGTTAGATCGTAAAAAACTTGGATTCCCGGTACCAATTCGTCACTGGTTAAAAGATGAAATGCATGACTGGGCTATAAATATTATAAACGAAAGTAAAACAGATCATTTAATCGACAAACAGTATGTATTAAACTTACTGGAAGCACATTGTGCAGATAAAGGCGATTATAGCCGTAAAATTTGGACTGTACTTGCGTTTATGGTTTGGCACCAAATTTATGTTGAGCATAAATACGATACGAATAAGTTCCACGAAGAAACAAAACGTGCGTATAGCTTAGTTTAA
- a CDS encoding Hsp20/alpha crystallin family protein: MSEEKKDSSRPPVRNYLKQIDDFFEQTPLRNVIADLNHFFQKGNRLLTFPVDLYEVDEELVVTAELPGIQKEQIQIEIQTEYLKVSVKEEILEEAEEQTSHNYYRRERSISEAARMIKLPYSINKKAAKASYQNGVLEIRAPKLPQQHDILSID; this comes from the coding sequence ATGAGTGAAGAAAAAAAAGATTCTTCTCGTCCACCGGTTCGCAATTATTTAAAGCAAATTGATGATTTTTTTGAGCAAACACCTCTTCGCAATGTAATCGCTGATTTGAATCATTTTTTCCAAAAAGGAAATCGTTTATTAACATTCCCTGTAGATTTATATGAAGTTGATGAAGAACTCGTTGTTACCGCTGAACTACCGGGTATACAAAAAGAGCAAATTCAAATTGAAATACAAACCGAATACTTAAAAGTCTCTGTAAAAGAAGAAATACTTGAAGAGGCAGAAGAACAAACATCTCATAACTATTATCGCCGAGAACGGTCTATTTCAGAAGCCGCAAGAATGATTAAATTGCCTTATTCCATTAATAAAAAAGCAGCGAAAGCTTCCTATCAAAATGGTGTGTTAGAAATTCGTGCACCGAAACTTCCACAACAGCATGACATTTTATCTATAGACTAA
- a CDS encoding GNAT family N-acetyltransferase has protein sequence MIAFEKVTVENESVVKEMFRSHNVSEKQVQYCVKVDDTYIGVIDYSVQEESVVLSQLIIHFDYQSYGYGTNTYFTFEEMMKQRGVKEIKVLQKELTEQAKTFIESFGFNEEDGTYVKKI, from the coding sequence ATGATTGCGTTTGAAAAAGTAACAGTAGAAAATGAAAGCGTTGTTAAAGAAATGTTCCGCTCGCATAATGTAAGTGAGAAACAGGTGCAGTATTGCGTAAAAGTTGATGATACATATATTGGTGTAATAGATTACAGTGTTCAAGAAGAGAGTGTAGTTTTATCTCAATTAATAATTCATTTTGATTATCAAAGTTACGGATATGGAACAAATACGTATTTTACATTTGAAGAGATGATGAAACAAAGAGGTGTGAAAGAGATAAAAGTGTTACAAAAGGAATTAACAGAACAAGCAAAAACTTTCATAGAGAGCTTTGGCTTTAATGAAGAAGATGGAACATACGTGAAGAAAATATAA